In Thiothrix unzii, the sequence GGGAGATGTCACCGGGCATAAGTGGGATGGCTTGGAAGAGTTCAATAACCCGCTGCCGCGCTGGTGGTTATGGTTGTTTTACATCACCATCGTGTTTTCACTGGTTTATCTGGTGTTGTTCCCCGGTTTGGGCACGTTCAAGGGCGTGTTGAACTGGAGTTCACAAGGCAGTCAATACGGTGCGGAAATGGAAAGCGCGGCGCAAACTTACGACCCGATTTTCAAGAAATACGCAGCGATGCCGATTGACCAAGTAGCGCAAGACGAGGAAGCCCAAGGTATGGGGCGGCGCATGTTCTTGAGCTATTGTGCGCAGTGTCATGGTTCAGATGCGGGCGGTGGTAAAGGCTTCCCAAATCTGACGGACAATGACTGGCTTTACGGTGGTGCGCCTGAGCAAATCAAGCAAACCATTATGGCGGGTCGTCAGGCAGCAATGCCAGCGCACAAAGAGCGTGTCGATGCGGCTGGAATCGAATCCTTGGCGCATTACGTCATGAGCCTGAGTGGTCGTAAAGAAGCTGATGCTGCGAAAGTGGCACAAGGTCAGCAACTTTTTACCGCTAATGGCTGTTTGGCTTGCCACGGGGTTGATGGTAAAGGTAATCAGGCGATGGGCGCACCTAACTTGACCGACAGCACTTGGTTGTACGGTTCATCGTTAGACACCATTAAAGAAAGCATTGCCAACGGCCGTAACGGGCAGATGCCCGCGCAAGGTGACTTCCTCGGTGCGGACAAAGTGCATTTGCTGACGGCTTATGTGTATAGTTTGTCGCAGAAGAAATAAGTGACCATTGAGAATAGGCCGTCACATGACGGCCTATTCTTTGATAAATGTCGTGAAAGTTGTTTGCAAAACAATAAACTTTTTTCAAACCGCTTTTTATCAAATTAATCTTACAGTTTGCGTGTTAGCTTACGAGCATTGTCATCAACAGGCAGGAAGGTATTGGAATGTCTGAGAATCCCAACAAAGCAGATACAGCGGGAAGCACTGATAGCGGCTTTTACCAGAAACACACGATTATCCACCCACGAAAAACCAGTGGTCGTTTTACTGACTTACGCAAGTGGGCGGTATGGGCGTTGCTGGGGTTGTACTATGTATTGCCTTGGTTAACTTGGAAAGGGCAGCATTTGGTATTGTTCGATTTGCCCGCCCGTAAATTCTACATTTTGGGGCAAACTTTTTGGCCTCAGGATATTTTCTATTTAGCGATTCTGCTGATTTTAGCTGCCTTGGTATTGTTTTTCGTCACCGCATTGGCGGGGCGGGTGTGGTGTGGCTATGCCTGTCCACAAACGGTATGGAGCGAAGTCTTCCTCTGGATTGAGCAATGGGTTGAGGGCGATCGTCCACAACAGATCAAACTCGATAAAGCCCCTTGGAATAAAGATAAAATCACTAAGCGCACTCTCAAGCATGTGTTGTGGTTAGTGTTTTCCCTGCTGACCGGGTTTACCTTCGTGGGTTATTTCGTACCGATGGAAACCTTGTGGACGGCGACCATTACCGGAACGCTTGGTGGCTGGGCATTGTTCTGGGTGTTGTTTTACGGTTTTGCCACTTATGGTAATGCGGGCTTCTTGCGTGAGCAGGTGTGTATTTATATGTGCCCCTATTCACGTTTCCAAAGTGCTATGTTTGACAAAGATACGCTGATTATTTCCTATGATGAGGCACGCGGTGAGCCGCGTGGTTCACGCAAGCGTGGTGAAGAAAAACCCGGCGATAAAGGCGATTGTATTGACTGTACCTTGTGTGTGCAGGTTTGCCCGACAGGGATCGACATCCGTGATGGCTTGCAATACCAATGTATCAGTTGTGCGTTGTGTATTGATGCCTGCGATAGCATCATGGATAAAATGGGCTACGAACGTGGGCTGGTGCGGTACACTACCGAACACGCTTTGCACGGTGGTGTAACCCATGTTTTACGTTTTCGCACCTTCGTTTACGCGGGATTGTTATTGCTGATTACCGCTGGTTTGCTGTATTCCATTTCGCAGCGAGTGCCGCTGGAAATGGATATTATCCGTGACCGTAACGCACTGTTCCGCGATACTGGCGACGGCAATATCGAAAATATTTACACTTTGAAAGTCATTAATATGGATGCCAAACCGCATGAATTCGCGGTCAGTGTTGCCGGGATTGAAGGTATTGAATTGCGCGGCGCAGAAACCATCAAAGTTGATTCGGGCAGAGTGGCAGAAGTGCCGGTAAAAGTTATCGTTAACCCGGATCACATGACTGAGCGCAGTCAAGAAGTCATGTTCCACATTGAAGCCAAGGACGATGCGTCACTGGCGCAAACACAAAAAGCCCGCCTGTTAGGCCCGAAATTATAGGAGCTAGGTATGTACGTTGAAGTGGAAGATACCAAACCGTGGTACAAGCAGTTCTGGCCTTGGGCGTTGATGGTAATGCCAGCCACTGCTGTTGTGGCGGGGCTTTACACTTATTCGCTGGCGGCTTCTGGCAGCAGTGGATTGGTCGTAGACGATTATTATAAAGCGGGCAAAGCGATTAACCGCTCGATGGAAAAAAGTCAAAAAGCCGCCGCTTTGGGTTTACACGCCAATCTTGCGGTGAACGACTCAGCCGTGCGTATTTTGTTGGATCATGTTGCCGTGCAGCCGGAGCAAACCCTGACCTTGAGTTTGTATCACGCTACCATACCGGGGCGCGATCAGACTGTGACCTTAACTCACAGCGGCGCGGGAATGTGGTCTGGGCAAATCCAGCCATTGTCGGCAGGTAAGTGGTTTGCACATTTGTTGCCCGTTGATCAAAGCTGGCGGCTGGAGGGCGTTATCCCTACCCTAGAAACAGTGACGTTGGAATTGCAACCAGCACTGTGAGCATTCGATGATTGTGACGTGTGGGGCGAACAGTGTTTCGCCCTTATGCGCATATAATAGGCAAAAAAAAGGCTCTCCAACGTGGAGAGCCTAAGTGCTTTAGGGTATGTAGAGCGTTGTGGAAACTGTTAACCAGAGGAGGTAACGAACATCGGTGTTAACAGCTTCCGAGGGTAATTAAACCCTTTTTAAAGTAGGGATACAATCCATGAGCTGTTGGTTTCTTGATGCATATCAATTTAGTAGAATCTTTCTTGGCGCAAACTTGCATTTTGCCCTGATATGCAGCATTTATGTGTTCTCCCATACTTGGGTACGAATGAGGTTGGTATGAGTACAGTCCAATTTGATGCAGATTTGATCCGCCGTTATGACACGGCAGGGCCACGCTATACGTCTTATCCGACGGCGGTTGCATTTGGCGCATTTACAGAAGACGAATACAAAGCGCACGCTTATTTGAGCAATGAAGACCCCATTCCATTGCCGTTGTCGCTGTATTTCCACATTCCGTTTTGCGATACCGTGTGCTTTTACTGCGCCTGCAATAAGATCGTGACCAAAGACCGCAGCAAGTCAGAAACCTATTTGCAGTACCTGTTCCGCGAAATCGAAATGCAAGCCAAGTTGTACGACCGTGATCGTATGGTGGAGCAGTTGCATTGGGGCGGTGGTACACCAACCTTCTTAAATCATGAGGAAATGCGGGCGTTGATGGCAAAAATCCGCCAGCATTTTTCTTTGTACGATACCGACGAAGGCGATTACTCCATTGAGATTGACCCGCGCTCAGTTACCCCGGAAACCATCGGTGTATTGCGTGAAATCGGTTTCAACCGTTTCAGTTTGGGCGTGCAGGATGTGGATAAGCGCGTGCAAATTGCGGTGAATCGGGTGCAGCCGATTGAGCAAACATTAGCAGTAATTGAAGCCTGTCGCGCTTACGGTGCGAAGTCGATCAGTGTGGATTTGATTTACGGTTTGCCGTTCCAAACAGCCGAAAGTTTCCGGCAAACGTTGGATACGATGATCGAACTTGCCCCAGATCGGATTTCGGTGTTCAACTACGCGCATATGCCCAATCTGTTTAAACCGCAACGCCGTATTAACGATGCCGATTTGCCTTCTGCCGAAACTAAGTTGCAAATCATGCAGTTGGCGGTGGAACACCTGACTGCGGCTGGTTACGAATACATCGGGATGGATCATTTCGCCAAGCCTGACGATGAGTTGGCAATTGCCCAGCGTCAAGGTACGTTGCACCGCAACTTCCAAGGTTACACCACTCATGCGGATTGCGATTTGGTGGCAATGGGCGTGAGTTCGATCAGTAGTGTCGCGGAATGCTACAGCCAGAATGCGAAAACGCTG encodes:
- the ccoG gene encoding cytochrome c oxidase accessory protein CcoG — its product is MSENPNKADTAGSTDSGFYQKHTIIHPRKTSGRFTDLRKWAVWALLGLYYVLPWLTWKGQHLVLFDLPARKFYILGQTFWPQDIFYLAILLILAALVLFFVTALAGRVWCGYACPQTVWSEVFLWIEQWVEGDRPQQIKLDKAPWNKDKITKRTLKHVLWLVFSLLTGFTFVGYFVPMETLWTATITGTLGGWALFWVLFYGFATYGNAGFLREQVCIYMCPYSRFQSAMFDKDTLIISYDEARGEPRGSRKRGEEKPGDKGDCIDCTLCVQVCPTGIDIRDGLQYQCISCALCIDACDSIMDKMGYERGLVRYTTEHALHGGVTHVLRFRTFVYAGLLLLITAGLLYSISQRVPLEMDIIRDRNALFRDTGDGNIENIYTLKVINMDAKPHEFAVSVAGIEGIELRGAETIKVDSGRVAEVPVKVIVNPDHMTERSQEVMFHIEAKDDASLAQTQKARLLGPKL
- a CDS encoding FixH family protein yields the protein MYVEVEDTKPWYKQFWPWALMVMPATAVVAGLYTYSLAASGSSGLVVDDYYKAGKAINRSMEKSQKAAALGLHANLAVNDSAVRILLDHVAVQPEQTLTLSLYHATIPGRDQTVTLTHSGAGMWSGQIQPLSAGKWFAHLLPVDQSWRLEGVIPTLETVTLELQPAL
- the hemN gene encoding oxygen-independent coproporphyrinogen III oxidase, yielding MSTVQFDADLIRRYDTAGPRYTSYPTAVAFGAFTEDEYKAHAYLSNEDPIPLPLSLYFHIPFCDTVCFYCACNKIVTKDRSKSETYLQYLFREIEMQAKLYDRDRMVEQLHWGGGTPTFLNHEEMRALMAKIRQHFSLYDTDEGDYSIEIDPRSVTPETIGVLREIGFNRFSLGVQDVDKRVQIAVNRVQPIEQTLAVIEACRAYGAKSISVDLIYGLPFQTAESFRQTLDTMIELAPDRISVFNYAHMPNLFKPQRRINDADLPSAETKLQIMQLAVEHLTAAGYEYIGMDHFAKPDDELAIAQRQGTLHRNFQGYTTHADCDLVAMGVSSISSVAECYSQNAKTLEEYYAAIDAEHLPVIKGITLDDDDVLRREIIQQLACHFRLDFSPIARAYKVDFEAYFERELTLLQPMAADDLLVFTEAGFEVTPRGRFLIRNICMVFDVSLRKNGVQQRFSRVI
- the ccoP gene encoding cytochrome-c oxidase, cbb3-type subunit III; this encodes MSGFWSGWIILITLGNIFACYWLVRWTTKKRPGESAMGDVTGHKWDGLEEFNNPLPRWWLWLFYITIVFSLVYLVLFPGLGTFKGVLNWSSQGSQYGAEMESAAQTYDPIFKKYAAMPIDQVAQDEEAQGMGRRMFLSYCAQCHGSDAGGGKGFPNLTDNDWLYGGAPEQIKQTIMAGRQAAMPAHKERVDAAGIESLAHYVMSLSGRKEADAAKVAQGQQLFTANGCLACHGVDGKGNQAMGAPNLTDSTWLYGSSLDTIKESIANGRNGQMPAQGDFLGADKVHLLTAYVYSLSQKK